The proteins below are encoded in one region of Choloepus didactylus isolate mChoDid1 chromosome Y unlocalized genomic scaffold, mChoDid1.pri SUPER_Y_unloc1, whole genome shotgun sequence:
- the LOC119525891 gene encoding melanoma-associated antigen B10-like, which translates to MPRGQKSKLRAREKRRQARKDSQGLVGAWATAASEEEISSSSLLYFKGIPQSLPAARTGSIPQEPHRAPSTSTPAVAVSYPIADEYDNNQDEESTIFSQTQLPSENLYRGPVDKKVIVLVHYLLHKYQMKEPISKAEMLRNAIQMYKNRYLEILSKASEHLELVFGLDLKEVDPNRHIYVLINKLELSCTGKLGDDRGFPKTGLLMTILGVIFTKGNCATEEEIWEVLNVMGIYAGKNHIVFGEPKKLITKDLVKERYLEYQQVPNSNPPCYEFLWGPRAYIETSKMKVLEFLAKVHDTVPSAFPFWYEEALRDEEERAQARVAARARTTAMASARSRATPSSCSCSKGSELDSSYWV; encoded by the coding sequence ATGCCTCGGGGTCAGAAGAGTAAGCTCCGTGCCCGTGAGAAACGCCGCCAGGCCAGAAAAGACAGCCAGGGTCTGGTAGGTGCTTGGGCCACTGCAGCATCAGAAGAGGAgatctcctcctcttctttgctTTATTTCAAGGGTATTCCCCAGAGCTTACCTGCTGCTAGGACAGGCAGTATACCTCAGGAGCCTCACAGAGCCCCATCCACCAGCACTCCTGCTGTGGCTGTTTCATACCCAATAGCTGATGAATATGACAACAACCAAGATGAGGAAAGTACAATCTTCTCACAAACCCAGCTTCCCTCTGAGAACTTGTACAGGGGCCCTGTGGATAAGAAGGTGATCGTCTTGGTGCATTACCTGCTGCACAAGTATCAAATGAAAGAGCCCATTTCAAAGGCAGAAATGCTGAGAAATGCAATCCAAATGTATAAGAACCGTTACCTTGAGATCCTCAGCAAAGCTTCTGAACACCTGGAGCTTGTCTTTGGCCTTGACTTGAAGGAAGTAGATCCCAACAGGCACATCTATGTCCTCATCAACAAACTAGAATTAAGCTGCACTGGGAAGCTGGGTGATGACAGAGGCTTTCCCAAGACCGGCCTGCTGATGACAATCCTGGGCGTGATCTTCACAAAGGGCAACTGTGCCACTGAAGAAGAGATCTGGGAAGTACTTAATGTGATGGGAATATATGCTGGAAAGAACCACATCGTCTTCGGGGAGCCCAAGAAGCTCATCACCAAAGATTTGGTGAAGGAAAGGTACCTGGAGTACCAGCAGGTGCCCAATAGCAATCCTCCTTGCTATGAATTCCTGTGGGGTCCAAGAGCCTACATTGAAACCAGCAAGATGAAAGTATTAGAGTTTTTGGCCAAAGTCCATGATACCGTTCCCAGTGCCTTCCCATTCTGGTATGAAGAGGCTCTGAGAGAtgaggaagaaagagcccaagCCAGAGTTGCAGCCAGGGCTCGTACCACTGCTATGGCCAGTGCACGTTCCAGGGCCACGCCCAGCAGCTGCTCCTGCTCCAAGGGAAGTGAGCTAGATTCTTCATATTGGGTTTGA